Proteins co-encoded in one Cucurbita pepo subsp. pepo cultivar mu-cu-16 chromosome LG15, ASM280686v2, whole genome shotgun sequence genomic window:
- the LOC111776516 gene encoding QWRF motif-containing protein 7: MDNTRFRRPNSPALMPPPSPTALFRSKSRSSASITAPENNSCAANTSQRSTTHRSKSVTKSRANNKDEENLNPLNCKTKPGFSKFLKSSPAATPSAWALSPGRSLGSPLLPPPQTVEPAAVDGGRGKLGGRRGGAVNGVLRFFRSKKAGGTVEAAELHRFRILQNRLLQWRYVNVRAERSMANVKTIAQDRIFSAWLQNLRMRNGILEKRIEVEKLRKEIKLYRIIFPQVTLLKQWAKLDKRNQESVGCLASVLSNLSLKLPLLHGAKSDIKGLEQALSMAMEVMTKLEAMITKRKSEELEKTLYMLTERLSMFKEQEECLEKLEDAVCSVTTLLAEENSIRIQLIQATNSTRKEDPTC; the protein is encoded by the exons ATGGACAACACGCGCTTCCGCCGTCCAAACTCCCCGGCCCTCATGCCGCCGCCGTCCCCCACCGCCCTCTTCCGCAGCAAAAGCCGCTCCTCCGCCTCCATAACCGCACCGGAGAACAACTCCTGCGCTGCAAACACCAGCCAACGCTCAACCACCCACCGATCAAAATCAGTGACAAAGTCAAGAGCCAACAACAAGGACGAAGAGAATTTGAACCCCTTGAATTGTAAAACCAAGCCAGGGTTTTCCAAGTTCTTGAAGTCATCCCCGGCCGCAACCCCGTCCGCTTGGGCACTGTCGCCGGGCCGGTCCTTGGGGTCTCCCCTTCTGCCTCCACCGCAGACGGTGGAGCCTGCAGCGGTAGATGGAGGGCGAGGGAAGTTAGGTGGTCGTCGAGGCGGTGCTGTGAACGGAGTTTTGAGGTTTTTTAGATCGAAGAAGGCGGGAGGGACGGTGGAAGCGGCGGAGCTTCATCGGTTTCGGATTTTGCAGAATAGGTTGTTGCAATGGAGGTATGTTAACGTAAGAGCTGAGAGGTCCATGGCTAACGTTAAAACAATTGCTCAG GATAGAATATTCAGCGCGTGGCTTCAGAACTTGAGGATGAGAAATGGCATATTAGAAAAACGGATTGAAGTTGAAAAGTTGAGGAAGGAGATAAAGTTATACAGAATAATCTTCCCTCAAGTTACTCTCCTCAAGCAGTGGGCAAAGTTGGACAAAAGAAACCAAGAATCAGTTGGCTGCTTAGCTTCTGTTCTTTCCAATCTCTCACTCAAACTCCCTCTACTCCATGGTGCCAAG AGTGACATAAAGGGGTTGGAACAAGCATTGAGCATGGCCATGGAAGTGATGACCAAACTAGAGGCAATGATCACCAAACGCAAATCCGAG GAACTGGAGAAAACGTTGTACATGCTAACGGAGCGGTTAAGCATGTTTAAAGAACAGGAAGAGTGCTTGGAGAAATTAGAGGATGCCGTTTGCTCCGTTACCACATTACTG GCAGAGGAGAATAGTATTAGAATACAACTCATACAAGCAACAAATTCTACAAGGAAGGAGGATCCTACTTGTTAA